From Caulobacter segnis, a single genomic window includes:
- the galE gene encoding UDP-glucose 4-epimerase GalE, with translation MQTVLVAGGAGYVGSHACLALAQAGFRPVVFDDMSNGHREHVQWGPLEEGDIRDAARLDRVFSTHKPVAVLHFAARIEVGESVKNPGVFFDNNVGGAITLIEAARRANVNAMVFSSTCATFGDPVSLPMAENHPQAPLNPYGRSKLMIEQALADYDRYAGFKSAVMRYFNAAGADPEGRIGEWHEPETHAIPLAIQVAMGQRSHFTIFGDDYDTRDGTAVRDYVHVLDLADAHVSALRRLLAGGSSETYNLGTGTGTTVRELVDGVGRAAGKPLAVQVAPRRIGDAPVLVGDNGKAREQLGWAPSRDLDTILSSAWRWHHAEAEARSQMTAPD, from the coding sequence ATGCAGACCGTTCTTGTCGCAGGCGGCGCCGGCTATGTCGGCTCGCACGCCTGCTTGGCTCTGGCTCAAGCCGGTTTCCGGCCGGTGGTGTTCGACGACATGTCGAACGGCCACCGTGAGCATGTCCAATGGGGGCCTCTTGAAGAGGGCGATATCCGAGACGCGGCGCGTCTAGACAGAGTGTTCTCAACGCACAAGCCTGTGGCCGTACTACATTTCGCGGCCCGCATCGAGGTAGGTGAGTCCGTCAAGAACCCCGGTGTCTTCTTCGACAACAATGTCGGGGGGGCCATTACTCTGATCGAGGCCGCGCGCCGCGCTAACGTGAACGCCATGGTGTTCTCGTCAACCTGCGCGACCTTCGGTGATCCCGTTAGCCTGCCCATGGCGGAAAACCATCCGCAGGCGCCGCTGAACCCCTATGGCCGTAGCAAGCTGATGATCGAGCAGGCCCTGGCCGACTACGACCGCTATGCCGGGTTCAAGAGCGCTGTCATGCGCTATTTCAATGCTGCGGGCGCCGATCCCGAAGGCCGTATCGGCGAATGGCATGAACCTGAGACCCACGCTATCCCGCTAGCCATCCAGGTGGCTATGGGGCAACGTTCGCACTTCACGATTTTCGGCGACGACTATGACACGCGAGATGGCACGGCCGTTCGCGACTATGTCCACGTGCTGGACCTGGCTGACGCGCACGTCTCGGCATTGCGTCGCCTGCTCGCTGGCGGCTCGTCGGAAACCTACAACCTTGGCACTGGCACGGGCACGACGGTGCGCGAGCTCGTTGATGGCGTGGGCCGGGCCGCAGGCAAGCCGCTGGCGGTGCAGGTTGCCCCGCGCCGCATCGGCGATGCGCCGGTCTTGGTCGGCGATAACGGTAAGGCGCGAGAGCAGTTGGGCTGGGCACCGTCGCGCGATCTCGACACGATCCTCTCCAGCGCTTGGCGTTGGCACCATGCTGAGGCAGAGGCGAGGTCACAAATGACCGCGCCCGACTAA
- a CDS encoding exopolysaccharide biosynthesis polyprenyl glycosylphosphotransferase, which produces MLIVSNPSAEQRTCAVKASPVAQDPLKRAMDILVAGGALLFFAPLLAFIAVLIKLESPGPVLFRQSRGGLNGQAFTIFKFRSMRCQENGAKVVQAKRDDDRITTLGRIIRKTSIDELPQLLNVLKGDMSIVGPRPHALAHDEQYGALIANYHLRFRARPGLTGLAQIKGLRGGTSATEAMAARIDADNEYIERWTLGGDIKILLMTVPHLLMAENAY; this is translated from the coding sequence GTGCTGATCGTATCTAATCCGTCAGCGGAACAGCGAACGTGCGCCGTCAAAGCGTCGCCGGTCGCTCAAGATCCGCTCAAGCGGGCGATGGATATTCTGGTAGCGGGCGGCGCTTTGCTGTTCTTCGCACCTCTCCTCGCCTTCATCGCCGTGCTGATTAAGCTGGAGTCTCCGGGTCCGGTGTTGTTCCGGCAGTCCCGTGGCGGGCTGAACGGTCAGGCTTTCACGATCTTCAAGTTCCGCTCGATGCGGTGCCAGGAGAATGGCGCCAAGGTCGTCCAAGCCAAACGCGACGACGACCGGATCACCACGCTCGGCCGTATCATCCGCAAGACCAGCATCGACGAGCTTCCCCAGCTCCTCAACGTGCTGAAGGGCGACATGTCGATCGTCGGCCCGCGCCCCCATGCCCTGGCCCATGATGAGCAATACGGCGCGCTGATCGCCAACTACCACCTGCGCTTCCGCGCCCGCCCCGGCCTGACCGGCCTGGCCCAGATCAAGGGCCTGCGCGGCGGCACCAGCGCCACAGAGGCTATGGCCGCCCGTATCGACGCGGACAACGAGTATATCGAGCGCTGGACCTTAGGCGGTGACATCAAGATCCTGCTGATGACCGTGCCGCATCTGCTGATGGCGGAAAACGCTTACTAG
- a CDS encoding DUF1611 domain-containing protein, which yields MSVTARVPQDEVSREAAGLPSPYLLFLGDTVEPGYAKTAFGLRDWVGERCVGEFVLPGGRVSTGLPALAPAQAAAEGARGLVIGVANAGGIIPSNWIAGLVEALEAGLDIVSGMHARLGDIPELKAAAERTGRRLIDVRTPPTGIPVGVGKPRLGRRILTVGTDCALGKKYAALAITRGLKARGLDVDFRATGQTGIMIAGAGVPIDAVVSDFVAGAAEMLSPAAASSHIDVIEGQGSLLHPAYGAVSLGLLHGSQPDSFVVCHEPGRTEILGHPGFAIPSIEAVISATLALGQVTSPDIRCAGISLNTGKLTPEAAEAEIAAVAARLGLPVADPLRGGAAFERLLDSCLA from the coding sequence ATGAGTGTCACCGCCAGAGTTCCCCAGGACGAGGTCTCGCGTGAGGCCGCCGGCCTGCCGTCGCCCTATCTGTTGTTCCTGGGCGATACTGTCGAGCCGGGCTACGCCAAGACCGCTTTCGGTCTGCGCGACTGGGTGGGGGAGCGCTGCGTCGGCGAGTTCGTCCTGCCGGGCGGCCGGGTCAGCACTGGCTTGCCGGCCTTGGCGCCGGCGCAGGCCGCGGCCGAGGGCGCGCGGGGCCTGGTGATCGGCGTCGCCAACGCCGGCGGTATCATACCGTCCAACTGGATCGCCGGCCTTGTCGAGGCTCTGGAGGCGGGCTTGGACATCGTTTCGGGCATGCACGCCCGCCTCGGCGACATACCCGAGTTGAAGGCCGCGGCCGAGCGGACGGGGCGGCGGCTGATCGACGTACGCACCCCGCCGACGGGCATACCGGTCGGCGTCGGCAAACCACGCCTGGGACGCCGGATCCTAACGGTCGGCACCGACTGCGCGCTGGGCAAGAAGTACGCCGCCTTGGCCATCACGCGGGGCCTGAAGGCCAGGGGGCTGGACGTCGACTTCCGCGCCACCGGTCAGACGGGGATCATGATCGCGGGAGCCGGTGTGCCGATCGACGCGGTGGTTTCCGACTTCGTGGCCGGGGCCGCCGAGATGCTGAGCCCCGCCGCCGCCTCCAGCCACATCGACGTGATCGAAGGGCAGGGGTCTTTGCTGCATCCAGCCTACGGCGCGGTGTCCCTGGGATTGCTGCACGGCAGCCAGCCGGACAGCTTCGTGGTCTGCCACGAGCCGGGCCGCACCGAGATCCTCGGCCATCCGGGCTTCGCTATTCCCTCGATCGAGGCGGTGATCTCGGCGACTCTCGCCTTAGGGCAGGTGACCAGCCCGGATATCCGCTGCGCGGGGATCAGTCTGAACACCGGCAAGCTGACGCCGGAAGCCGCCGAAGCCGAGATCGCCGCGGTCGCTGCGCGGCTGGGCCTGCCTGTGGCCGATCCGCTGCGCGGCGGAGCGGCGTTCGAGCGCCTGCTGGACTCCTGTCTCGCATGA
- a CDS encoding TonB-dependent receptor: protein MKLKRATLLISSAVGALLAQSAAAAVEDEPRPSVSTVEEVVVTAQKREQTLIDIPQAISVVSGDTLETQQATSFSDYLKLVPGLQLTQSTPGQGRLVMRGVNTGGVASTVAVYMDETPFGSSSGLVNGAVLAGDFDTFDVARIEVLRGPQGTLYGASSMGGLLRFVTNAPDLDGYSARARVSLENTKGGAPSYRGTAVVNVPLAQTVALRASGFYRKEGGFIDSIGTEGSDVDKDINDAKVYGGRASLLFKPNETTNLRLTAVLQNIKADGPTEVESDPDTLKTLYGRPTLSQYVPTFSDVDYRVYNALLNHDLGFATLTASSSYTKQNQTKRDDATYNLSGLIQAVFGVANDLYLGQKTNNRKYTQEVRLASNAGAPFEWLVGGYFTDEKGLVHQEYVAVAPGTLTSLTGLPLLADLNLNSRYKEYAGFANATLHFGDRIDVDVGGRYSHNKQTASQAADGVLAGGVPVNSDLRSSDNVFTYSLAPKFKLDEHRSIYGRVAKGYRPGGPNVIPPSAPTGTPPSYAPDKVTSYEAGFKGESADHRFTLDVAAYHIDWKGIQLLTVVNNFGINANGADAKSDGVEFNATARLENGLTLSANGAYTRARLAGDTSDLVGGKKGDQLPFTPKLSLGLNGDYGWSIGDKQAYVGASLRVMGKQSGSFDADYRLAHGEQRKLSSYEVVDLRAGISFGAVELEAYVKNATDADGKVSTSSVTANGLPIYPGGAIATGVIRPRTIGLSLTAGF from the coding sequence ATGAAGCTCAAGCGTGCCACCCTGTTGATTTCCAGCGCTGTCGGGGCGCTGCTGGCCCAGTCCGCAGCGGCGGCGGTCGAAGATGAACCGCGGCCTTCCGTCTCGACCGTCGAGGAGGTCGTCGTCACCGCCCAAAAGCGTGAGCAGACCCTGATCGACATTCCGCAGGCGATCTCGGTGGTGTCTGGCGACACGCTGGAGACCCAGCAGGCCACCAGCTTCAGCGACTATCTCAAGTTGGTGCCCGGCCTGCAGCTGACCCAGAGCACGCCAGGCCAAGGTCGACTGGTCATGCGCGGCGTGAATACAGGCGGGGTCGCCTCGACGGTCGCCGTCTATATGGACGAGACGCCGTTCGGCTCGAGCAGCGGTCTGGTCAATGGCGCGGTCCTGGCCGGCGACTTCGACACGTTCGACGTTGCGCGCATCGAAGTGCTGCGCGGCCCGCAAGGCACCCTCTACGGCGCGAGCTCAATGGGCGGCCTGCTGAGGTTCGTCACCAACGCCCCGGATCTGGACGGTTACAGCGCGCGCGCGCGGGTTTCGCTCGAGAACACCAAGGGCGGCGCGCCGTCTTATCGCGGCACGGCGGTGGTCAATGTCCCGCTGGCCCAAACTGTGGCGCTGCGAGCTTCGGGCTTCTATCGCAAGGAGGGCGGCTTCATTGACTCGATCGGGACGGAAGGTTCGGACGTCGACAAGGACATCAACGACGCCAAGGTCTATGGCGGCCGCGCTTCGCTATTGTTCAAGCCGAATGAAACGACGAACCTGCGCCTGACGGCCGTGCTGCAGAACATCAAGGCCGACGGGCCGACGGAGGTCGAGAGCGACCCCGACACCCTGAAGACCCTATATGGTCGGCCGACCCTGTCGCAGTACGTGCCGACCTTCTCCGACGTCGATTACCGCGTCTACAACGCCCTGCTGAATCATGACCTGGGCTTTGCGACCCTTACGGCGTCCAGTAGCTACACCAAGCAGAACCAGACTAAGCGCGACGACGCCACCTACAATCTGAGCGGCCTGATCCAAGCCGTGTTCGGCGTCGCCAATGACCTCTATCTGGGGCAGAAGACCAACAACCGGAAATACACCCAGGAGGTGCGCCTGGCTTCGAATGCGGGCGCGCCGTTCGAGTGGCTGGTCGGCGGCTACTTCACAGACGAGAAGGGCCTGGTCCACCAGGAATATGTCGCCGTCGCGCCCGGAACGCTCACGTCCCTGACCGGCCTGCCGTTGCTGGCCGACCTGAACCTGAATTCGCGCTACAAGGAGTACGCCGGCTTCGCTAACGCCACCTTGCATTTCGGTGACCGCATCGATGTCGATGTCGGAGGCCGATACAGCCACAACAAGCAGACCGCCAGTCAGGCGGCCGACGGTGTCCTGGCCGGCGGGGTTCCGGTCAACAGCGACTTGAGATCGTCGGACAACGTCTTCACCTACTCGCTGGCCCCCAAGTTCAAGCTGGACGAGCACCGCTCCATCTATGGCCGCGTGGCCAAGGGCTACCGCCCTGGCGGTCCCAACGTCATCCCGCCCAGCGCACCCACCGGCACGCCGCCCAGCTACGCGCCCGACAAGGTCACAAGCTACGAGGCCGGCTTCAAAGGCGAGAGCGCCGACCATCGCTTTACGCTCGACGTGGCCGCCTACCACATCGATTGGAAAGGCATTCAACTGCTCACCGTGGTCAATAACTTCGGCATCAACGCCAACGGCGCCGACGCCAAGAGCGACGGCGTCGAATTCAACGCAACGGCGCGGCTGGAGAACGGCCTGACGCTGTCGGCGAACGGCGCCTACACCCGCGCGCGATTGGCGGGCGACACCAGCGACCTGGTCGGCGGTAAGAAGGGCGACCAACTTCCGTTCACCCCCAAGCTCAGCCTCGGCCTCAACGGCGACTATGGCTGGTCCATCGGCGACAAGCAGGCCTATGTCGGTGCCTCGTTGCGGGTGATGGGCAAGCAGAGCGGCAGCTTCGACGCCGACTACCGTCTGGCCCACGGCGAGCAGCGCAAGCTGTCGTCCTACGAGGTCGTCGACCTACGGGCGGGGATCAGCTTCGGCGCCGTGGAATTGGAGGCTTACGTCAAGAACGCCACCGACGCGGATGGCAAGGTGTCGACGTCCTCGGTTACGGCCAATGGCCTGCCGATCTATCCCGGCGGCGCGATCGCGACGGGGGTGATCCGGCCGCGCACCATCGGCCTCAGCCTGACGGCCGGTTTCTGA
- a CDS encoding Lrp/AsnC family transcriptional regulator → MSARKPGSTPAERTPAPRDDLAADLAVMARLEGRPLPTVHELAEMLGVSSTTAFRIIARFKRNGMLKLIDRVVLPGDICHCVADLRTRLLTGLDLDRLEQRLREDPYVSAAAAVTGKHNYRVLAVHRDMAEANAWFKAMLTEPAVIDGALTFCRPIIDRRDYAQALLAAGTG, encoded by the coding sequence GTGAGCGCCCGAAAACCTGGATCCACCCCGGCCGAGCGGACGCCCGCGCCACGCGACGACCTCGCCGCCGATCTGGCGGTGATGGCGCGGCTGGAGGGGCGGCCATTGCCCACGGTGCACGAGCTGGCCGAGATGCTCGGCGTGTCGTCGACCACAGCTTTTCGCATCATCGCCCGGTTCAAGCGCAATGGCATGCTCAAGCTGATCGACCGCGTCGTGCTGCCGGGCGACATCTGCCACTGCGTCGCCGATCTCCGGACTCGCCTGCTGACCGGGTTGGATCTCGACAGGCTGGAGCAACGCTTGCGCGAGGATCCTTACGTCTCCGCCGCCGCGGCGGTCACGGGGAAACACAACTATCGTGTGCTCGCCGTCCATCGTGACATGGCCGAAGCGAACGCCTGGTTTAAGGCCATGCTGACCGAGCCTGCCGTGATCGACGGCGCTCTGACTTTTTGCCGCCCGATCATCGACCGCCGCGATTATGCCCAAGCGTTGTTGGCCGCCGGAACCGGTTGA
- a CDS encoding NAD-dependent epimerase/dehydratase family protein, with product MNTPVIVTGAAGFIGMHVAERLLDRGETVIGVDVFNAYYDPALKDARAARLQGRDGFKMIRLDIAEHEALAALVKASGAKRVVHLAAQAGVRYSIENPFAYERSNLAGHLSVLEACRHAGVEHLVYASSSSVYGDRPLNGDGFRESDPAESPVSLYAATKRSCELLSQSYAKLYGFPQSGLRFFTVYGPWGRPDMAYFGFTEKMLKGEPIEVYGEGKMARDFTYIDDIVDGVLGVLDNPPETGGHEVYNIGDNDPVGLMDMITTLEAALGIEAKKTFLPMQPGDVPATFANIDKLRALYGYQPKVKLADGLAKFVDWRRGYARD from the coding sequence ATGAACACTCCGGTCATCGTTACGGGCGCGGCGGGCTTCATCGGCATGCACGTGGCCGAGCGCCTACTGGATCGCGGCGAGACCGTGATTGGGGTCGATGTCTTCAACGCATACTACGACCCAGCCCTGAAGGACGCCCGCGCGGCGCGGCTGCAAGGACGTGACGGCTTCAAGATGATCCGCCTGGACATCGCCGAGCACGAGGCCTTGGCCGCGCTGGTGAAGGCCTCGGGCGCCAAGCGGGTCGTGCACTTGGCCGCCCAGGCCGGTGTCCGCTACTCGATCGAGAACCCGTTCGCCTATGAGCGCAGCAATCTGGCTGGACACCTGTCGGTGCTGGAAGCCTGCCGCCACGCCGGCGTCGAGCACCTGGTCTATGCCTCCTCGTCCAGCGTCTATGGCGACCGGCCGCTGAACGGCGACGGCTTCCGCGAGAGCGACCCGGCCGAGAGCCCGGTGTCGCTGTATGCCGCCACCAAGCGTTCGTGCGAGCTGCTCAGCCAGAGCTACGCCAAGCTCTATGGCTTCCCGCAGTCGGGCCTGCGGTTCTTCACCGTCTACGGCCCCTGGGGCCGGCCCGACATGGCCTATTTCGGCTTCACCGAGAAGATGCTGAAGGGCGAGCCGATCGAGGTCTATGGTGAGGGCAAGATGGCCCGCGACTTCACCTATATCGACGACATCGTCGACGGCGTCCTCGGCGTGCTCGACAACCCGCCCGAGACCGGCGGGCACGAGGTCTACAACATCGGCGACAACGACCCGGTCGGGCTGATGGACATGATCACGACGCTTGAGGCGGCGCTGGGGATCGAGGCGAAGAAGACCTTCCTGCCGATGCAGCCCGGCGATGTTCCAGCCACCTTCGCCAACATCGACAAGCTGCGCGCCCTTTATGGCTACCAGCCCAAGGTCAAGCTCGCTGATGGCTTGGCAAAGTTCGTCGACTGGCGGAGGGGCTACGCCCGTGACTGA
- a CDS encoding serine hydrolase, with the protein MIGLVLAAALQAAPAVGAVVPPPMRFDAHVEQLRRKVGAPGLSIAIVDEGRTVLAKGYGVRRLGAPEKVDADTLFMTGSTGKAFTTAALATLVDAGKLSWDDKVTDRLPGFQMYDPWVTREMTVRDLLVHRSGLGLGQGDLLFVPRSNIPRAEAVRRLRYLKPATSFRSGYAYDNILYMVAGQLIEAVTGQTWEDYVREHVFAPAGMSASTTDGRRFDVPNRAQPHARMNGGLRGTGDQEVLDERDELATSAAPAGGLAISANDMAKWLKLQLAHGALPGGGSLFSEAQHEAMWRPEVIQPLDKAPPGMEVTQPTFQAYALGWEIQDYRGTQIVWHGGAVFGFKTVVVLIPSRNAGFSIALNSEDGELPRGLMYELLDHYLGLRPEPWTERYIAYKQQLVGGALKMLGGVQAKPAGVGPSLPTARYAGTYSDPWYGDIVVTEAADGLRIDFRSTPRMAGRLEHWQYDTFVTRFDDKALEPAYVTFNLDADGKIARVTMKAVSPIADFSWDYHDLLFTPKP; encoded by the coding sequence ATGATCGGTCTCGTCCTCGCCGCCGCGCTGCAGGCCGCTCCGGCTGTCGGCGCCGTCGTCCCGCCGCCCATGCGTTTCGACGCCCATGTCGAGCAACTGCGCCGAAAGGTCGGCGCGCCGGGTCTGTCGATCGCGATCGTCGACGAGGGGCGGACCGTCCTGGCCAAGGGCTATGGCGTCCGCAGGCTGGGCGCGCCGGAGAAGGTCGACGCCGACACGTTGTTCATGACCGGCTCGACCGGCAAGGCCTTCACCACGGCGGCCCTGGCCACTCTGGTCGACGCCGGCAAGCTGTCGTGGGACGACAAGGTCACCGACCGCCTGCCAGGCTTCCAGATGTATGATCCCTGGGTCACACGCGAGATGACCGTGCGCGATCTGCTGGTCCACCGCAGTGGTCTTGGCCTGGGGCAGGGCGATCTGCTGTTCGTGCCGCGCAGCAACATCCCACGCGCCGAGGCCGTACGCCGTCTGCGCTACCTCAAGCCCGCCACCAGTTTCCGCAGCGGCTACGCCTACGACAACATTCTCTACATGGTGGCCGGCCAACTGATCGAGGCGGTCACTGGCCAGACCTGGGAGGACTATGTCCGCGAGCACGTCTTCGCCCCAGCCGGGATGAGCGCCTCGACCACCGACGGACGCCGTTTCGACGTCCCCAATCGCGCCCAGCCACACGCCCGGATGAACGGCGGGCTGCGCGGGACGGGAGACCAGGAGGTGCTCGATGAGCGCGACGAACTGGCGACCAGCGCCGCCCCCGCCGGCGGCTTGGCGATCAGCGCCAACGACATGGCCAAGTGGCTGAAGCTGCAGCTGGCCCATGGCGCTCTGCCTGGCGGCGGAAGCCTGTTCAGCGAGGCCCAGCATGAGGCGATGTGGCGGCCCGAGGTGATCCAGCCGCTGGACAAGGCGCCGCCCGGCATGGAGGTGACGCAGCCGACCTTCCAAGCCTACGCCTTGGGCTGGGAAATCCAGGACTATCGTGGAACCCAGATCGTCTGGCATGGCGGTGCGGTGTTCGGCTTCAAGACCGTGGTGGTGCTGATCCCCAGTCGCAATGCCGGCTTCTCGATCGCGCTGAACAGTGAGGACGGCGAGTTGCCGCGCGGCTTGATGTACGAGCTGCTCGACCACTATCTGGGTCTCAGGCCCGAGCCCTGGACAGAGCGCTACATCGCCTACAAGCAGCAGCTGGTCGGCGGCGCGCTGAAGATGTTGGGCGGCGTCCAGGCCAAACCGGCCGGCGTGGGACCCTCGCTGCCGACGGCGCGCTACGCGGGGACCTACAGCGATCCTTGGTACGGCGACATCGTGGTGACCGAGGCGGCGGACGGCCTGCGTATCGATTTCAGATCGACGCCCCGCATGGCCGGCCGGCTGGAGCATTGGCAGTACGACACCTTCGTCACCCGCTTCGACGACAAGGCCCTTGAGCCGGCCTACGTCACCTTCAATCTTGACGCCGACGGCAAGATCGCACGGGTGACGATGAAGGCCGTCTCGCCGATCGCCGACTTCAGCTGGGACTATCACGACCTACTCTTCACGCCGAAGCCCTAG
- a CDS encoding peptide MFS transporter, translated as MSGRPASVSPWFGQPRGLTVLFLTNMWEQFSYFGMRALLVYYMTKQLLIAQGTASLIYGTYTACAYFTPIVGGVIADRLLGKRRAIIVGASVMAAGHFMMGFESLLYLALATIALGNGLFLPSLPSQINDLYAEDDPRRGWAYNIYYLGINIGGFLAPLLCGTLGEVFGWHIGFAAAGLGMLAGLLIYLWGQRYLPAEQGRTRGAPPVERGRLGLPTILVLAAVAMSVTVFRGAYEQAGNTVALWADTGVDRVLGAWAVPMTWFQSLNPLLVMAMTPVLLAGWKRRADVGRDTSPAVRMATGALIVAGAYLMLCVVEAFSGGKAHWLWLVLFFAIYTFGELFILPTGLGLFARLAPPGFGATTVAAWYLTIFAGSLSAGLVGTLWSRMPHTAYFALLATLAIIAAILLRLIDPWVRRAEMREPSYPHRKAR; from the coding sequence ATGAGCGGCCGGCCCGCGTCGGTCTCGCCGTGGTTCGGTCAGCCGCGCGGCCTGACCGTCCTCTTCCTTACGAACATGTGGGAGCAGTTCTCCTACTTCGGCATGCGCGCCCTGCTGGTCTATTACATGACCAAGCAGCTCCTGATCGCCCAGGGGACCGCGTCCCTGATCTACGGGACCTATACGGCCTGCGCTTACTTCACGCCCATCGTCGGCGGGGTGATCGCCGACCGGCTGCTAGGCAAGCGCCGGGCGATCATCGTCGGCGCCAGCGTCATGGCCGCGGGCCATTTCATGATGGGGTTCGAGAGCCTGCTCTATCTCGCCCTGGCGACCATTGCCCTAGGCAACGGCCTGTTCCTGCCCAGCCTGCCCAGTCAGATCAACGACCTCTACGCAGAGGACGATCCCCGGCGCGGCTGGGCGTACAACATCTATTATCTGGGCATCAACATCGGCGGCTTTCTGGCTCCACTGCTGTGCGGCACGCTGGGCGAGGTGTTCGGCTGGCACATCGGCTTCGCGGCGGCGGGCCTGGGGATGTTGGCGGGATTGCTGATTTATCTGTGGGGGCAGCGCTATCTGCCGGCCGAGCAGGGGCGGACGAGAGGCGCGCCGCCAGTCGAGCGCGGCCGGCTGGGCCTGCCGACGATTCTCGTGTTGGCCGCCGTGGCTATGTCGGTGACCGTTTTCCGCGGAGCCTATGAGCAGGCGGGCAACACGGTGGCCCTGTGGGCCGACACCGGCGTCGACCGGGTGCTTGGCGCCTGGGCCGTGCCGATGACCTGGTTCCAATCGCTGAACCCGCTGCTGGTCATGGCCATGACGCCGGTACTGCTGGCCGGCTGGAAGCGGCGGGCCGATGTCGGGCGTGACACCTCGCCGGCCGTGCGGATGGCGACTGGGGCCCTGATCGTGGCCGGCGCCTACCTGATGCTCTGCGTGGTCGAGGCGTTCAGCGGCGGCAAGGCCCACTGGTTGTGGTTGGTGCTGTTCTTCGCGATCTACACTTTCGGCGAGTTGTTCATCCTGCCAACCGGTCTTGGCCTGTTTGCGCGCCTGGCACCCCCCGGATTTGGAGCGACCACCGTGGCGGCCTGGTACCTGACAATCTTCGCCGGCAGCCTGAGCGCTGGCCTGGTCGGAACTTTGTGGAGCCGGATGCCTCACACGGCCTATTTCGCCCTGCTGGCCACGCTGGCGATCATCGCCGCCATCCTCCTTCGACTGATCGATCCCTGGGTCCGTCGCGCCGAAATGCGCGAACCATCCTATCCGCACCGCAAAGCGCGTTGA
- a CDS encoding UDP-glucose dehydrogenase family protein: protein MRVAMIGTGYVGLVSGACFADFGHVVTCIDKDPSKIERLERGEIPIFEPGLDDLVARNVREGRLFFTLDGAQAIKDADAVFIAVGTPTRRGDGHADLSYVYAAAEEIAGLIDGFTVVVTKSTVPVGTGDEVEAIIKRVRPDAQFAVVSNPEFLREGAAIEDFKRPDRVVVGTEDERAQAVMRELYRPLSLNETPIVFTGRRTSELIKYAANAFLAMKITFINEMADLCEKVGADVQQVAKGIGLDKRIGSKFLNAGPGYGGSCFPKDTIALVKTAQDYGAPTRLIETTVEVNDARKKAMATKIAKAMQLEDLAGRTIGVLGLTFKPNTDDMRDAPSLDIVPALQALGAKVQAFDPEGAKEAAHLLKDVDFKAGAYEAAEGADALVILTEWDQFRALDLDRLKLLLKSPTVVDLRNVYKPAEMVRHGFTYASIGRG from the coding sequence ATGCGCGTAGCGATGATTGGCACGGGATATGTGGGTCTGGTGTCGGGGGCATGCTTCGCCGATTTCGGTCACGTGGTGACGTGCATCGACAAGGATCCCAGCAAGATCGAGCGGCTGGAGCGAGGCGAAATCCCGATCTTCGAGCCGGGGCTGGATGACCTGGTGGCGCGCAACGTTCGCGAAGGGCGGCTGTTCTTCACCCTGGACGGGGCCCAGGCGATCAAGGACGCCGACGCGGTGTTCATCGCGGTGGGCACGCCCACGCGCCGCGGCGACGGCCACGCCGACCTTTCGTACGTCTACGCCGCAGCCGAAGAGATCGCCGGGCTGATCGACGGCTTTACCGTGGTGGTCACCAAGTCGACCGTGCCGGTCGGCACCGGCGACGAGGTCGAGGCGATCATCAAGAGGGTCCGCCCGGACGCCCAGTTCGCGGTGGTCTCCAACCCCGAGTTCCTGCGCGAAGGCGCGGCGATCGAGGATTTCAAGCGTCCTGACCGCGTGGTCGTGGGAACCGAGGACGAGCGCGCCCAGGCGGTGATGCGCGAGCTCTACCGCCCGCTGAGCCTCAACGAGACCCCGATCGTCTTCACCGGCCGCCGGACCAGCGAACTGATCAAGTACGCGGCCAACGCCTTCCTGGCGATGAAGATCACCTTCATCAACGAGATGGCCGACCTCTGCGAGAAGGTCGGGGCGGATGTTCAGCAAGTGGCCAAGGGCATCGGCCTGGACAAGCGGATCGGATCGAAGTTCCTCAACGCCGGCCCCGGCTATGGCGGCAGCTGCTTCCCCAAGGACACCATCGCCCTGGTCAAGACCGCTCAGGACTACGGCGCCCCGACCCGGCTGATCGAGACCACGGTCGAGGTCAACGACGCGCGCAAGAAGGCCATGGCCACCAAGATCGCCAAGGCCATGCAGCTGGAAGACCTGGCGGGCCGCACGATCGGCGTCCTGGGCCTGACCTTCAAGCCCAACACCGACGACATGCGCGACGCCCCCAGCCTGGACATCGTCCCGGCCCTGCAGGCCCTGGGCGCCAAGGTCCAGGCCTTCGATCCGGAGGGCGCCAAGGAAGCCGCGCACCTGCTCAAGGACGTCGACTTCAAGGCCGGCGCCTATGAGGCCGCCGAGGGGGCCGACGCGCTGGTGATCCTGACCGAATGGGACCAGTTCCGCGCCTTGGACCTGGACCGCCTGAAGCTGCTGCTCAAGTCGCCGACCGTCGTGGACCTGCGCAACGTCTACAAGCCCGCCGAGATGGTCCGCCACGGCTTCACCTACGCCTCCATCGGACGAGGGTAA